The genomic DNA AAGCTGCTCCCATAGcgggagcagaggaaggagcagtgTGTCAGGGAGAGGGTCCGTGGCACGGATGCTTGGTAGCCCTTTTGTGTGCTCTTTCTGTGGCAAGAGGCTGGGCTTTCATGAACTTTGTGGTTCACACCAGCTGGGCCTGTCACAGACATGGAAGGTACCTTTGTGTCAGATCCCGGGGCAGCTGCACATCTTCTTCCTCACAGCCCTTCCTTGGCCTCATGTTGACTCATCTCTTGCAGCTGTGTGAATAGCACAGACAGTGAGGATGGCTGTACCCCAATGCATCTAGCGTGCCGCAAGGGAGACATGGAGtgcctgctggagctgctggagtgCCATGCACGGGTGGATATTACTGACAGGAATGGGGAGACTGTTTTCCATTATGCTGTGCGAGGAAACAACCCCCAGATCATTGAGGTGGGAGTGATTTCAAAGCtgggggggagtggggctggAATGGGTCCTCTCTGTGCTGTGAGgagggaaacaggaaaatagcTGCAGACAGGGGAGGAGAAAGTTCCCTCTGCTGTAGCATTGAGTTAATGCTTGAGGCTGATTTCAgcctctttcttccccctttgTTCGTGCTGTTTGCCATAAGCAGGCTCTAGATTCCACTCTGCAGTGGGACAAAGATAGTAAGGAAGTTTCCTCGGCAAGTGTCCTTCATTGCTACTTGCATCAGGCTCTCATCCTGCCTTTTGTCAGGCCCTTGactttcccttctctgtctCCTCTGAGCAGTGTATTTGGTTCTGCCAAATATTGGGCAGTGTGCTCCTGTGGGGGAGCGTTTGTTTAGGCCACTGGTGGGGAAGTACCTGCTGCCCACAGGCTGAAGGACAGTTTGGAGCTACCCTGGGCTTTCCTGAATTGTAGAACCTGTTCTTTGGACTGAGTGGCCTTGCACTGGGCACAGTGATCAGAGCCTCGAGGCAGAGAGAGTCTGAAGCCAGAAGTGTTCTCGATTGCTGAGAAGTGCTGGGCAGAGTGACAGAGTTCATAAGGCCGTGGGTGGCCTTCTGTGTTGGTTCTTAAGGTTCATCAGCTCCCCAGCAACCCAGAGTGAGCGTGAGACCAGCTCTCCCCTATGGTTGCAGCTCCCACATTTGCCCAACACCTGTTGTGACagctctccctctgcctgccagACTGTGCTGGGGTTTCCTAATGCATGATGGGGGAGGGATGACGATCGGGGCTTGCCATGCTGTGGAGCAGGTCAGTTAGGACCTTTGTATTAAAAAGATACCCTCTTCCTTTAATTCTCTGAAGGCAGCAACTTGCCTTGTTGTTATGGAAATACTTCCAGGTCTGGTCTGtctcctgtttgtttctttgctctctTGATTCCGTGCTAatccagagaaaagaaaccaaattccTGCTTCTCTTGTGTGCAGCAGGGCTTCCGGGGTTTCCCCAGTACAGCAGTGGGATATTTTTGTGTAACAAACCAGTCAGCTGATAACAGGTCTAAATTTATGGGGACAGTAGGAAAATCGCTTCAAACATATCCCCACATGTATATTTTGAAGAGAATCCTGTTTGTATCTGACAGCAATGGTGGATGGAGTTGCAGTGGAGGTtgagctcctgcctgctgacTGTCTGTGGTACCTGATGGGGccacagcagaagaggaaactACTGGTTTCAGTTAGTGCTCTCATTTGGTTGGGCTGAGCTTGGCTTATGCACTGGGAGGCGCTGGGAGTCTACTGGGTTGTGTCGTTCAAGGTGGTGTGAGCCCTTTTCAGCTGAAGGGTGTCTTGGAAGCACACGGGCCAGAGGAAGAGGGCACAGACAGCAGTGATAAACCCTCTGGGGAGAGAAAACCAGGAGTGCTTCCATAGCTACTGTGTTGGAAACGGGTGGAGAGGACAGCCTGTAGGGTTGTGGGGAATCCAGTACTCCAGAGTCTGTCCTCAGAGCTCAGTAGGAGGGACAGTGCTTTTCCATGTCTGTCTACTTATTTATTGTCTCCTCTTCCCAGCTCCTGGGCAGAACCCCAACTGCTGGCTTGGACCACCTGAGCCACGAAGGGCTGAGCGCTCTGCATCTGGCTTGTCAGCTGGGCAAAGAAGACATGGTTCGGTCTCTGCTGAAATGCCgtgccagctgcagcatcaTGGGGACACTGGGCTACCCCATCCACACAGCACTGAAGTTCTCCCAGAAGGGGTAAGTAACTGCTTGGCCTGCCAGAACAGGGCTCTTCATCCAGTCTGGGGACCTGTCTGCTTGCTCAGGGTTGTCCAAGACTGGACATCTTTCAGGGCAGTGCTCAGTAGGAAGATGTCCTGTGCTGTCCTCTGCTTCGTCACAGAGTTGGCAAAGGAGTAGAGAAATGCTGgtgtgggaaagaaagaaacacttacaggaaaaaaatatttccctgaaattatctatatatataatttaGTGTCAGACATCAGGAGAAaaacacagataattttttttaaatgtttgtgaaaTACTTTATCTCAAAATGAGCTGTGAGAAGATGATTTACTGATGCTTAAATGGTACTGCAAACTGCTGTACCTGTTTGCTTTTGAGTGTTCTGATCCTAATaagctttcatttcaaagtCTAGTTATTGCTGTCTCCTGTAGGCCAAAGGTACTCTCTTGACTTTTAATAACACACTCTGGCACCAAATCAAGAGAGACACAATGTTTActccctgttttgttttccctggagAAATTTGATTCTCTTTGTACTTAATTTTCACAGTGTCCAAGCTCTACAAGTAGGGTGTTCAAGTTAACAGTAGCTGCTGctaatttttcagcattttcagaagtgctttcCAACGTTAGAGACACATTCACAAGCCAAAACTGTGCTTAGGTCTCCTTAGTTTGCAGTGGGGCTTGATCTCTTGTACGTGGTTTGTTTGGTGGTATTACAGAGTGGAGAGCGTATGCTTGTTTCCTAAGTCTTAACTACCCACACTTTCTAGGCACCAGTTTATTCACAGtaggtgtgggggttttttaaccCATGGGGAGGTACGCAGATTCTTAATTTCAGCAAGTATTTAACTATTTCAGTTTTATCCCCGCATTTCCATGGAGAGAGGATGAGAAGAATTTCCCCTCGGGTCTTGAGAGTTCCCAGAAATGCCAGATTTTCCTGTATTGGAGAAACACCCAGATGTTGCTCCACAACATGGAATTGGGAAGGGATTTTCATGCTTCCTCCGAACACTGTGCTGCTTGTATGCTTCCTGTTGTGCCCGCCCTTTCtaaaatgagcaaaacaaaactgcgGCTGAGGAACTTGCAAGTGTTGCAgagagcctgctgctgctgaagggttTCCTGAAAGGCGCTGGGTGGAAGGCAGGTGCTGATATGAGTGGAGGTGCTGAGTCGAGACAGGAGCAACGCATCTCTTCATCTCATTGTCTTTGCCAGGTGTGCCCAGGCCATCCTCGAGGCAGATGCCAGCCAGGTTCGCTCCAAGGACCCACGCTATGAAGCCACTGCACTGCACTGGGCGAAGAAGGCAGAGGTAAATGGAGCCAGTCCATTGCGAGGGCCTGTGctgccacccagcaccctgctgctaACCTGTCCCTTTCTGAGTGAGTGCACGTGCAGAGCCCTGGGAGTGTcagagcccagccagcagccccgTATTTGATTCTCTTTGCCTTGTGTCGATCAGTGCAGTCTTCCGTGGGGGACAGAGCAATGGTGCCTTGCAGTGAAATAAACTGGTGGCCTTATCCCTAGTACTTCATCcatggctgcagagctgccagcttgtcccttttcccttttgttgAGGAAATTGTAGCACTGTCACTGAACCACAGTTGCCCCCGGGGGAGCTCTCTTCTCATTACCTGCCAGTTTTGTGGGAGGAAACAAACTGATACCTTAAAAAGTGCAGGAGGAGTGTGAAGTAGGCACAGAGTGGTGGCATGTGGATTTTGGCCCATCTTCTGCCAGAGATGGGCTGGTCAGTGGTGTCACAtgccatgctgcagcacctgaaCGGTGCTTATTGCAAACAGAGGATGTTCCTATGGCAGGACTGTTTTGCCTCCTGCAGTATCACATCCCTCTTCAGAAATGTCCTGTGGAGTTTCAGAGCAGACATAGATCTGCTTGGTTTATAAAGAAAAGATCAGAAAGTAAACTTTTTCCCTCCAGTCTGCAAGGATTCTGATCTGAGTAggaactttttttctctgttgattTCAGCCAGTTGTTATACGTGTGTTTAAGTCCCAAAACATCCAGAAGCTCTGGCCAGATTGTGAAACCACTAACTAGTTCTGTGGTAAAAGACAGAGAAACTCCATCTCCAGTGcttggaaaaaagcagctgacaTCTGCCAGCCAGCTGTATCCAGGCTAAggctccctcctcttcccctgtTTTCCTTGCCATGAGACCTGGATCGTTTGAGTGCCCAGGTGGTTGTCCTAACCATCGCTTTCTCCCTTCTTGACCTGGCATGTGCACAGATGACACGGCTGCTGCTTGAGTATGGCTCTGAGGTGAATTTGACCAGCCGGACGGCTGACATGGCTCTGCACATTGCGGTCAAGAGGGGACGCTTTGACTGCGCCATGGTACTGCTGACACATGGAGCCCAGACCAATGCCAGGGGTCAGGATGGCAACACACCACTGCACCTGGCCATGAAGGTGAGTTTTCTGCAGAGGTTGctgggaaagagagagaggattTTCTTGAAGGGTTGAGGCAGGGACGCACTCCTTTAAAATTCTGGCTGTTGTCTTTCATAGAGTGATCCCTTGTGGGTACTTTGGCTAATGAGGAGGGAGGGAATGAGAAATCAAGTAGCCAAGGGGAGCATGGCTCTTGACTGAGCTTTTTCTTGTTCCCTAGCATGACCACCTGGATATGATCAAAGCAATCATCGTGTTTGGAGGAGATGTTGAGATACCTAATGATTTTGGGGAGACACCAGGGCTGttggcagccaggagcagcaaagGTAAGGGAGCATGTAAGCAGCCTTACAGGGTGAACCTGGCATCTTGTTTCCCCTTGGTGGCCAAGACAGTGTCTTGGGGAGAAGTGGAAACATGCCAAGTGTGAGTTATGCCTCCAGCATGCTTTCCCAGCTTCCAGTTGCTCACAGGGGAGGCGCTTCCTGAGTTAGCGGTGTAGGCTTTGTGTTAGTAGCCCTTGATGAATTTCTATTCTGAGGCAGAGATGCAAGAGGAAAAGCTGACATTCACTCCCCCTCTTTCAAGCCACGATGTCAGGCACTGCAGGCTCACAACGGGATGACACAGTGTTGCTGAAGCACCCTGGTGTAAGCAGACACAGGAGGCTTTTCAGTGGCAAGAACTATGTGGCACACGCCCTTGAAGCTGCACAGCATTGGTACCCCTGCTGTGCACAAGTCCTGCTGCACACAAGTCCTGGTGCCTGGTGTTCAGGGAGAGATACCCAGGACatgctttccccttccccaggtcATACCAGAGGTTTTGTTGAGGGTCAGGGTTGCTGTGAATTTGGCAGAGCCCCGTGCTGATGTGTGCATGCACTGATTCTCTTTCTGATCTGTGACCTTCGTCGCCTAAGGTGCGAACCGGAAAGTGCTCTTAGACCTGCTGCAAACTGTAGGGACTGAACGCTGCCACCCACCCAACCCTGACTCCCCAAGCCTGGCACCATCTGCTTCCTCCTTCCTGGAAGGCCAGCCTTCCTCACGGAGCAACTTCAACAGCTTAGGTAAAGCCTCCCCTGGCCCTCCCTTGctctccttccctcttgctTCACAGTGCTGTCTCAGATCTCTTCTTCAGATGGGTTGTGTTCTGGGGACCGTCTCCTACTCTCAGTTTCTGGTGACTTTGTCCAATTCAGCTGTTGCAGGATCCCAtctcttttttctgcttttcctctgtgtgtaGTCTAAACCCTTGTACTctaaacttctgttttataGACCTGAcacactgcagctctgcaaaaaggaaagggaagaatgaTTCCCTCACCTCTCTGTAAGAGATGTAGGACTTAGTTGCCCACATGTTGTACTTTATCCACTAGGCCATGTACAGAAGGGAGGTACTTTCTGGTCTGCCTTGAGGACCTCCCGGTGTTGGGCTGGGcacaaggaaattaaaagcatcATTCAGTCAGTTCCTGGAGGCCAGCGgctgggagagagaagggatGCAGCCCAAGGATAAGTGACTCTGGTCACAGGTTTTACATTACACATAGGAAAAGCCTACCTTAGGACATACGATTGTGTATAACTTGCTCTGTACTGCCCAGACTGTGTAAATAAGCCTGTGGGTCTGTGGTAGGTGCCAGGCTTTCCTCCTCTAGGGAGCTCCAGATCTCTGACAGAGGCAGCGGGAGGGGTTATGGAGTGGGCAGTGGGTGAGTCGGCTTGGAGGGAGGCTTGGACCCTCATGAGAGGGGCATGCAGGGAGATAACAGCTGCTTGTGGTCAATTTACCCTCTCAGGTTGGTGGTTTCCTTTGCAAAGACCTTCCTGTGGGGCTAGAGGACAGGCACCCCACCCCCAGGCCCTGCAGCGTGTCTGTCACAAGTCTCACTGGCTAATGACACCAAGACTTTCTTCTCACGATGGCCTTGTGAAGGCAACCCCCCAGTTTCAGCTCTGATGCAGTGACAGAGGAGGACCCTTTTTCATCATGGACTCTGACCCGTGAAGAAACTCCTCACCACATTCATTGTCACCAATGGCCACCTTCCGGCCTGGGCACTGGCAGAAATACTTAACTTCTTTCCCCCTGTTCTTTTGGCTTCGCAGGCTGTCTTCTCACCTAGTCTGGATTGGTGCCCTGCACCCAGGGTGGCCTGGGTGTACATCAGCTGAGGGGTAATGACAAgccaccctgtccccacagTTCTGCCTAGGTTACCTTGCAGGAGTAGATTTAGGTTTTACCTTAAGGCTTGCAATAAACTGCTTAGTGGGCACGCTGCTAGGCTCTGCCTTCTCTCATGCCTACTGTGCTCATCATCTGCTTGTACAAATCCTTCATCTTTGCAAGTccatctccagctgcctgctctaAAGGACggggtttttcctctttggtgTGGAGTTTAATCTGGGGGGGCGCCTGGTGGCTATGGGTAAGATGGCTTCTGTCTCCTGCAGGGAGCTTCATTCAATTGGGAAGGGAATTGGATGTTCTTTGTGTGATTATGGTGGAAATCGTTGACCGCACTGGTGGGAGGTTTGCGTACCCTGACGCAGAAAGAAAGTGGGAAGAGTAATTCAAGGTTTTCTCATTGGTTAAGTTGAAATTGGGTGACTGCTGCCTCTGAAGCACACATCAGAGGATTCAAGTAGCAAAGTGGtctctaatttttctttttcctttcgCATGTTCATGGCCCTCTAGGGTACGCGGACCTTCTGTATGTTTCTGCAACGCTCGGACAGTTGTTGAAGGCACCAGATGTTGTGGACTCACCAAGTGAGGGTAGAAGAAAGTAAGTGAGAAACAGTTTCTGTCCAGGCTCCTGTGCAACTCAAAGGTGGaatctgtgtgtgtgaattttCCCCACCCACGTCCATGGGTGTGATATCCTCAAACTGACATCGTTTAATGTCCATTGACATTCCAGTTTTTGCCAGAACCTTGTGATAAATCTCTGTTCCCATAAATGATCACCGCCTGTTCCTGCCTGCGTGGAGCGTGAGCTCAGCAGGTGAAACCCCTGCTCTGTCCCTCCTGTCTGCTGCTAGGCACCAAATGCTGTTTTGGCTTTGTGATTTCCCCACCTCCATACACTGCCCTGATGCTCACCTAGCTCTTTTGCTGGGCTGTGCACTGCTGCACCTCGCCTTGaatggagcagagggaggaCAGGCACTGAAATGCTGCTAGCAGCAACTTAGGGCtgactgctttttatttatgagACTATACCCATTACTGCATAGTAAGGGACAGGATGCGTTTTTGGCTTGTGAATGTCTCTCTGGTGTAGAGGTTAGAAATGACTAAAAGAGCAAGTGGTGTTGCACCAGGTTTGATGAGGCTTATCTGGCCACGTCCAGTCTTACTTGCACCTGAGAAAGCACTGCTGGATTTATTTGTTCACTTATTATACTGTCCGCAGCGGTGTTCTTGTTACTGGTGTTGTATTCCATCCCCAGGGCCACATTTCCATGTGGCATGTTGTGATTTGTAAGCTCTCCCACAGCTCCCAGTCATCTGTGTCTGTCTCTCTCCAGTCATGACCGTCTCCTGTGCCTGGATGGAGGAGGCATTCGGGGCCTGGTTCTCATTCAGCTCCTCCTGGCTATTGAAAAGGCTGTGGGCCGTCCCGTTCGTGAGATTTTTGACTGGATTGCAGGGACCAGCACTGGGGGAATCTTAGCCTTGGCTATTGTGCATGGTGAGGATGATGCAAATAACAGGCCCCTTCTTGCTCCTGTGGGCTCAGGTGCTTCTCTGTGGGGAGTGGATGTGGGGTGGGAGCAGCCTCTCTGAGTCCCAACTGAGATTGTCCTTgccagaggaaggaagagatattcattaatgaaaaaaagcctaGACCTGGCTTTGCGCTCGCTTCTCACATCAGCTGACCTTGAGCagctttctgggttttgggAAGTGCGTGGTGGCAGAGTGCAATGTTCTGTTCTTCCCGTTCTCCCTACGGGGGTTTTGCAGCAAGGTGATCAACACTCTCTGGTAGTGGGAGACTACACTCCAGGTTTGCCCTTCCTCTTCAGTCCTTCCCAGTTATGTTGCCAAGGTCCAAGCAGATGACAGGCAGCTCGGGAAGGGGATGGCATTGGGAGTGATGCCTCCCAGCTCTGATGTGCTGTTTGTTctgcctgtccttcctcccacccgctgctcctgctgctgctgttgcctgtCTCAGGGAAGTCCATGGACTACATGCGCTGCCTGTACTTCCGCATGAAGGACGTGGTGTTCCAGGGATCTCGACCCTATGAGTCGGAGCTCCTGAATGAGTTCTTGAAGCAGGAATTTGGGGAAAACACCAAAATGACAGATGTCCGAAACCCCAAGTAAGTCCTGCCGGGGCCTGCGCTGGTTGATGCTCTCCTGAGTGTGCTCTAGATCCCTctcagcagagatgctcagcCTGTCCTTAGAGCAGATTCGGAGGAGTGTGATGTGCAGACTATTGAAGCCTGTTCATGTAcatgtgttttccattttactCTTACTCTGTCATGTCCTTTCCCCCAGGGTTATGGTGACAGGGACACTATGCGACCGGCAGCCAGCTGAGCTCCACCTTTTCCGGAATTACCCTGTACCAGAGACAAAAACCTCCACTGAATACAAGACAACTGCTTCTTTCAAACCGCTCACTCAACCAGAAGGTAAATGCTGGCACACAGCAGTCCAGCTGGTTGGCAGGGGAGGGTGCTATCCCTCAGAGACAGGCAATTTCCTGTTCTTCCCCGCATTGCTCTGAAAATTGAGGTGTCCAAGCAATGGCTTATCCCTGATGGTGACTTGTAGCTTGGTCCTAGTGATGGttcccttttctcttctctcctgctcccttGGCTTCTCTTGTACTGGGAACAGGGGCTGGCTGGTGAGGTTCATGAGGAAGGGGTCTGCTAGAGGAATCCTGCGTGCCGTCAGTACTTCTCCCTGGGCTCTCAAGAGCAGattaagacagaaaagcagtgtaACTGAAACATGCGGCCCCCTCAGCTTGCTGCTTGTTTGTCCAGCAAATGCAACTGGTTCACCATCAAAATAGCTGCAACGAAGCTGATAGAGTGTGAAATTGACCCAGGTTATGTAGAAAGTGAGAACATCTTTTCAAGACCCCCAAAATAATTCTGTCCATCCAAGCAGAGGCCTACTGTGGGGAGAAAGAAGCACAGCTGTCCAGGGCAGGGTCGTCTGGGTTTGCAAGCCTGCCTGCTTTGTGTTGGTGAAAGCAGGGTGCTTCCTGAAcacaggaaagctgctgcaagAGGCTATATGCTTTCTCTTCCCCCAGACCAACTCGTATGGCGTGCTGCTCGCTGCAGTGGTGCGGCTCCCACTTACTTCCGGCCAATAGGCCGCTTTCTGGATGGCGGGCTGCTAGCCAACAACCCAACCCTCGATGCCATGACGGAGATTCATGAGTACAACAAGACGCTGATCAAGAAGGTGAGGGAAGTCCTGGCACTGACTGGTAACTGGGGCTTTAATGGCTCCACTGAGCTTCCCTTGAAGGGGGAGAGAGTTTGGGAATGAATGCCTCTCTGGTGGATAAACAAGTTAGCAGTGCAGCACCCTATAAAGGAGTGTCTGGAGGGGAGTGTGTGTTGGGAATGGTGACTGAGGGGTGAAATACCTCTTCCAACAAGGATGTGAGATGAGGAAACAGCCCCGTCAGCCTGTCCTTGCTACTTCAAGCAAGGTTGCTTCAGCTGATTTTTATATGACCCTTGACGCAGCTCTGCCGGGCCTTTTTCTGTCCCAAAATAAAGGGAGAAGATGATGGTAGGGCGTTCTGCAAGGCTGAAGAATGAATGCCTTCTGTGGTGTGGCAAGTTCCTCAGAAAGGTGACTTAACTACTGGTAGCTACTGCTCCCTGTAGCTGAAATGGGAGGTGTATTGccaaaatgactgaaaaaaattggaCGGTTTCAGTGTCACCTGGTCCTAGGGCTCATCCTTGGGGTGATCCCCTGGGTTTGGGTGCAGTCAGGGGTGTAAGGGACAGAACAGTGCAACTGTTAAGTCACCTGTTTCACCAGGCAGTATTAAAGGGggaggatgggggagagaaaaggCTTCCAAGGCTTTTGCTGGCTTTCAGAGCTTCCCCAAGACTGCTGTGAAAGATGTACTTTGCCTTGATTGTTGGTCCTTGTGAACAATTCTTTTGTTTGTCCACAGGGTCAGGGgcaaaaagtaagaaaattgGGGTTGGTGgtctccctggggacagggaagcCTCCACAGGTCCCGGTGAGCTCTGTGGATGTTTTCCGCCCCTCCAACCCGTGGGAGCTGGCGAAGACTGTCTTTGGGGCCAGGGAGCTCAGCAAGATGGTGGTGGATTGTGTGagtactggggggggggggggggggggggggaagaccCCTGGGGCTGCTTGCAGGGAGGGAGCAAAGGTTTTCAgtcttcatcttcttccttttgGAAGCAAATTATATTTCCTTGAAACTGCTCCGGCCATGGCCAGTTCAAGGAACGGACATAGTGGGTAACTTAAGAATTGTGTGAGCACAGCAAGTCTGAAGCCCTGTATGCCTCTTTGGGGTTTTGAGTACCAAGGAGAGGTTCTTGCAGCTGAAAGGAGCTAAGGACAGGATGGTGGTCAGTGACCCTTAGGAACGTTTGCAGGTATGAGTTCATGAAACTCAGTATCTTCCCAGGGAGCACTGATTATCACCTGAGCAACctggatgaaaaaaatccccacatgTCACGCCTTGGGAAAcagcaatttgtttttcttcagaaaagctttgttATTCCGACTGGGAAAATCAGTAAATGCTAGAGAAGTGGGAGTATCACTAATAAAAAGCAGTAGCTAAGAGCTGTGGTTAGGAGTGTGTAATAAGCATCCATTCTTGCATGCTTTGAAAAGATCATTAAATTTGAGCATCAAAATGCTCCAAATGAATGAAAGCCAGAAAGATCAGAACTGAGGTTCTAACTATAATCTTAATTCTGTTGCTTTGTCTCCTTTTAGCTTCCTAAAGccagaaaaaacccagagaggtccctctgcttcccctgtCTTTTATTTCAGGGCTCCCAGGGAAGCTGTCCCAGGATAGGCCAGAAGGCCTGTAGCAATCAAAGGGTCTACTGGTACTGGGCTTGGACAGAAATGGATAGAGATGAAATCCCAAGGCAGCTGTGATTCAGGTCATCCTGGCGGTTTCTTTAAGGGAATCTGCTTGGTGCTGTGATGGATGGGGAGTCTGTAGGGTACAGTTTTTTGTGTTCCAAGGATCAGGAATACTgttcttacatttaaaaaaacaaaaaaaaccccaaaaaaaccccaacaacccaaaacccatacaaataaaaagccaCCCCGCTCTTGGTGGTGAATGGTGCCATTCAGGATGCACTTGCTCCTggttttccctctgcagcttgTGCAGTTCGATTTGGTGCCAGCAGAGCCTCTTGCAAGCAGGGGGAGAGCAGTGTGACAGTCAGGCTGTAACTGTGGGCCTGTTTCTCCTGCAGTGCACTGACGCAGATGGCCCAGCTGTGGATCGTGCCAGGGCCTGGTGTGAGATGACAGATACCGCATATTTTCGGTAGGagcttcctttctgctttctgaacagACCTATTTTTACCCCTCTTGCTTCATTCCTGGCTGTGGCATGTGTCATCCCAAAGAGTGTCCCCTCTAGAGGCACGCCTGCTCAGacctgtccccctgccccctctccTCATGCCTCAGTGGCATAACGGCAGATGCCGTGACCCGCTGTATGAGCTGATGCACCAAGCACGCCTTGTCTGGGGTTGGTTAGCTGGGGCTTGGGGGATGCTGTCGAGCAGGGTCCTTCAGGGATGCGCATCCTGCCCTATCCCACCATGCACAGTGTGGTTTAGACTCGTGGTGCAGTTGAACTGTAGCTCAGCTTTGAGTGTGGTTGGGCcctggaggagagggggaaggcCTGTGCTCTGCCAGCCTGCTAGGTAAGGACACGTGAACACCCAAGCCAGTGGGAGCCACTTTGCACAAGTCTTGCACTCGGCAGGCTCGTTGCCTTGTTGGGTTTGCATCTGTTCCCAGCTTGTGATGCTG from Falco rusticolus isolate bFalRus1 chromosome 5, bFalRus1.pri, whole genome shotgun sequence includes the following:
- the PLA2G6 gene encoding 85/88 kDa calcium-independent phospholipase A2 isoform X1, which gives rise to MQFFGRLVDTINSVTQIFTNPYRVKEVPAAEYAAHTCLKKEGRVALYKNSLARSWDCLLVNPQSPQVAFRLFQLDNEADALMRFEQYAGQLRPFYESSCQPLSLEDLQQLSDCFRNHPSWSSAHVAVEIGRRENFRHNCVLSCVNSTDSEDGCTPMHLACRKGDMECLLELLECHARVDITDRNGETVFHYAVRGNNPQIIELLGRTPTAGLDHLSHEGLSALHLACQLGKEDMVRSLLKCRASCSIMGTLGYPIHTALKFSQKGCAQAILEADASQVRSKDPRYEATALHWAKKAEMTRLLLEYGSEVNLTSRTADMALHIAVKRGRFDCAMVLLTHGAQTNARGQDGNTPLHLAMKHDHLDMIKAIIVFGGDVEIPNDFGETPGLLAARSSKGANRKVLLDLLQTVGTERCHPPNPDSPSLAPSASSFLEGQPSSRSNFNSLGYADLLYVSATLGQLLKAPDVVDSPSEGRRNHDRLLCLDGGGIRGLVLIQLLLAIEKAVGRPVREIFDWIAGTSTGGILALAIVHGKSMDYMRCLYFRMKDVVFQGSRPYESELLNEFLKQEFGENTKMTDVRNPKVMVTGTLCDRQPAELHLFRNYPVPETKTSTEYKTTASFKPLTQPEDQLVWRAARCSGAAPTYFRPIGRFLDGGLLANNPTLDAMTEIHEYNKTLIKKGQGQKVRKLGLVVSLGTGKPPQVPVSSVDVFRPSNPWELAKTVFGARELSKMVVDCCTDADGPAVDRARAWCEMTDTAYFRLSPQLHTEVMLDEVNDTVLVNALWDTQLYIYQQREQFEQLVQHLSR
- the PLA2G6 gene encoding 85/88 kDa calcium-independent phospholipase A2 isoform X2 — protein: MQFFGRLVDTINSVTQIFTNPYRVKEVPAAEYAAHTCLKKEGRVALYKNSLARSWDCLLVNPQSPQVAFRLFQLDNEADALMRFEQYAGQLRPFYESSCQPLSLEDLQQLSDCFRNHPSWSSAHVAVEIGRRENFRHNCVLSCVNSTDSEDGCTPMHLACRKGDMECLLELLECHARVDITDRNGETVFHYAVRGNNPQIIELLGRTPTAGLDHLSHEGLSALHLACQLGKEDMVRSLLKCRASCSIMGTLGYPIHTALKFSQKGCAQAILEADASQVRSKDPRYEATALHWAKKAEMTRLLLEYGSEVNLTSRTADMALHIAVKRGRFDCAMVLLTHGAQTNARGQDGNTPLHLAMKHDHLDMIKAIIVFGGDVEIPNDFGETPGLLAARSSKGYADLLYVSATLGQLLKAPDVVDSPSEGRRNHDRLLCLDGGGIRGLVLIQLLLAIEKAVGRPVREIFDWIAGTSTGGILALAIVHGKSMDYMRCLYFRMKDVVFQGSRPYESELLNEFLKQEFGENTKMTDVRNPKVMVTGTLCDRQPAELHLFRNYPVPETKTSTEYKTTASFKPLTQPEDQLVWRAARCSGAAPTYFRPIGRFLDGGLLANNPTLDAMTEIHEYNKTLIKKGQGQKVRKLGLVVSLGTGKPPQVPVSSVDVFRPSNPWELAKTVFGARELSKMVVDCCTDADGPAVDRARAWCEMTDTAYFRLSPQLHTEVMLDEVNDTVLVNALWDTQLYIYQQREQFEQLVQHLSR